From Micromonospora auratinigra:
AGTCCATCGGCAGCCCGAGCGACAGCTCGGTACGCCGCCGGACGTTGAGCTTGCGGTAGACCCGGGTCAGGTGCTGCTCGACGGTGCTCACCGTGATGTAGAGCTTCTTGCCGATCTCACGGTTGGTGTGCCCGAGCGCGGCGAGGGTGGCGACCCGCTGCTCGGCGTCGCTGAGCCGGGACATCTCCTCGTGCCCCTGCGGGTTCTCGCCCTCCTCGCCGCCGAGGGCGTCCCCGCCCGGCAGCAGCCGCCGGCACAGCGCCTGCGCCTGGATGTCCTTGGCCAACTGCATGGCGCTGCGGGCCACCACCCGCGAGGTGTTGAACTCGCCCCGACCGTGGTGGGCGCTGCTGAGCGCGGCGAGCGCCAGCAGGAGCTGGTAGCGGTCGCCGGACTCCTGGAGCAGGTTGGCGGCCTGGCGCAGCGTGTTGACCCGTTGCTTGACGTCGAGCGCGGAGCCGAGCAGCAGCAGCGAGATGCCCCGGGTCCGGGCGTTGCCGGCACCCGGCCGGGCCAGCTGCTCGGTGACCATGCCCCGGGCCATCTCGGGGCGGCCGGAGCGCAGGTAGACCTGGGCCAGGTCGCCGCGCCACGGCAGCAGGGTGGGCAGGTCCAGGTCCCACTGGGTGGCCAGCTGGCCGCACGTCTCGAAGTCGGCGAAGGCGGCGTGCACCCGCCCACCGGCCAGGTGCAGGTAGCCACGGGCGCGCAGGTACTGCGGCCAGAACCAGGTGTCCCGGACGGCGTCCGGCATGACGTGCTTGAGCTGCGCCTCGGCCTCGTCGAGCTTGTCCATCCCGACCTTGGCCAGCAGCAGGTGCGACAGCGGCGAGCCGATCGCCACTCCCCAGTTGTGCGGGGGCATCGCCTCGAGCGCCTCGCCGGCCAAGCGCTCGGCCAGCGGCAGGTTGCCCTGACGCAGCGCGATGTGCGACTGCACGTCGGAGAGGATCGCGTGCCAGGTGGTCGCGCCGCGTATGCCGGCCTCGGCGGCGAGCGTGTCGCACCAGTGCACCGCGCGGTCCATCCGGTCGGCGAAGACCAGGGTCTGCAGCGCGCAGAGCGCGGACTCCAGCCGCCCGTCGACCAGCAGGTAGCTGCCCAGCACCTGTTCGGCGCGGGCGATGACGTCGTCGGTCACCCCGTCGGTGAGCACCGCGGTCAGCGACGGCGCGGCCAGCCCGACCCCACTGTCGGCGCGGGGCGTCACGGCGGCCGGCGCGGGACCCGCCGCCGGACCGTCGTCGGGCTCGGCGAAGGCGACCGGGAAGTAGAGCCGCAGCCACTCGGCGGCGGCTTCCAGGTCGGCGGCGGCGGCCGGGTCGAGCTGGTGCTGCCCCTCGCGCAGCCGGCGCAGGGTCTCCCGGGCCTGCTCGTGGTGGCCGTGCCAGAGCTGGTAGCGCAGCAGGGCGGCGGCGTGCCGCTCGGCGAGGCGGCCGTCGCGCAGCGCCGCGCGCAGCAACGGCAGGTGGCGGCTCACCGCGGCCGGGTTGACCCGCCACTGGCAGTCGGCCAGCATCGCGGTGAGCGTGATCCGGCGGGTCTCGTCGTCGCACGTGTCCAGCGCCAGCTTGAGCGCCTCGACCGCGTCGTCGACCCGGTTCTCGGCGAGCGCGTGGGTGGCCGACTCCTGCAGGACGGTGATCGCCCACGGGTGGGGCAGGCCGCCGGCGGCGATGAGGTGCGCGCCGATCGCCGGCGCCGGCGCGCCCTCGGCGTGCAGCAGCTCCGCCGCCCGGGCGTGCATCGTGGACTGGGCCTCGGGGTCCAGGGCGTGCAGCACGGCGGCGCGGGCCGCCGGGTGCCGGAACCGGCCCCCGGCGAGCAGCCCGGAGGTGGCGAGCGCGTGCAGCATCCACTCGACCCGGACCGGCTTGGTGTCCAGCAGTTCGCCGAGCAGGGCCGGGGTGGCGAAGTCGTCGAGCAGCGCCAGGCCGTGGGCCAGCTCCAGGATGGCCGGGTCCCAGCGGCGCAGGCAGGCCAGCACCGCCTGGCGGAACCGCTCCCCCACCACCACCTCGTCGGGGGTGGTCACCCCGTCGACGCTCTGGTCCTGGTGCAGCGCGTGGACCAGCAACGGGTTGCCGCCGCTGGCCCGGTGGTAGGCCGGGGCGAGCGCCTCCGCGGTGGCCTCGTCGGTCCAGCCGCGGAGGATCTCGGCGACGGCCGCCTCGGACAGCGGGGTGAGCTGGATGTTGCAGAAGCAGGCCTGCCGGGTGAGTTCGGCGCGAAACTCCGGGTTGAAGTGCTGCGGCTGCGGCGACTCGGTGAGCACCACCAGGATCTGCGCCGAGGTGAGCCGGCGCTGGAGGTGGAGCAGGGTCTGCAGGGTGGTCTCGTCGGCGAACTCGACGTCGTCGACGAGCAGCACCAACGGCCGGTCCCGGGCGATGTCGAGCAGCTCGACGCACATCCCGTGCACGGCCCGGATGTCGGCCCGGCCCTCGGTGGTGGTCACCCCGAGGTCGATGAAGGCGCTGATCCGGCGCATCACCTCCAACGGCAGCGGCACGCTGGTGAACAGCTGCCCCATCACCGCGGCCGGCAGCATGCGTTCCGCCCGGGAGCAGGCGGCGCTGAGCACCAGCGCGCCCGCCTCGGCGGCGTGGTCGGCGAAGCTCCTCAACAGCTCCGTCTTGCCGGTGGCGCCGGGGCCGCTGACCAGCACGACCCGTCCCCTGCCACCCGCGGTGTCGGAGTAGAGCTCCCGCAAGATGTCCAGCTCGCGGCTTCTCTCCACGAATCCCACCCGTCTCCCCCATGGTCGGCGATGTCATCGATCAGGGAGGCTGCCGACTCCCGGGACACGCCCCGCGGAATCCGCCCCGCCTCGATGTCATCCGG
This genomic window contains:
- a CDS encoding helix-turn-helix transcriptional regulator, giving the protein MGFVERSRELDILRELYSDTAGGRGRVVLVSGPGATGKTELLRSFADHAAEAGALVLSAACSRAERMLPAAVMGQLFTSVPLPLEVMRRISAFIDLGVTTTEGRADIRAVHGMCVELLDIARDRPLVLLVDDVEFADETTLQTLLHLQRRLTSAQILVVLTESPQPQHFNPEFRAELTRQACFCNIQLTPLSEAAVAEILRGWTDEATAEALAPAYHRASGGNPLLVHALHQDQSVDGVTTPDEVVVGERFRQAVLACLRRWDPAILELAHGLALLDDFATPALLGELLDTKPVRVEWMLHALATSGLLAGGRFRHPAARAAVLHALDPEAQSTMHARAAELLHAEGAPAPAIGAHLIAAGGLPHPWAITVLQESATHALAENRVDDAVEALKLALDTCDDETRRITLTAMLADCQWRVNPAAVSRHLPLLRAALRDGRLAERHAAALLRYQLWHGHHEQARETLRRLREGQHQLDPAAAADLEAAAEWLRLYFPVAFAEPDDGPAAGPAPAAVTPRADSGVGLAAPSLTAVLTDGVTDDVIARAEQVLGSYLLVDGRLESALCALQTLVFADRMDRAVHWCDTLAAEAGIRGATTWHAILSDVQSHIALRQGNLPLAERLAGEALEAMPPHNWGVAIGSPLSHLLLAKVGMDKLDEAEAQLKHVMPDAVRDTWFWPQYLRARGYLHLAGGRVHAAFADFETCGQLATQWDLDLPTLLPWRGDLAQVYLRSGRPEMARGMVTEQLARPGAGNARTRGISLLLLGSALDVKQRVNTLRQAANLLQESGDRYQLLLALAALSSAHHGRGEFNTSRVVARSAMQLAKDIQAQALCRRLLPGGDALGGEEGENPQGHEEMSRLSDAEQRVATLAALGHTNREIGKKLYITVSTVEQHLTRVYRKLNVRRRTELSLGLPMDSTGTGLLAVAPSGAERPWQQWEPATAQAS